The following proteins are co-located in the Piscirickettsia litoralis genome:
- a CDS encoding substrate-binding periplasmic protein codes for MSLTKIFQGTQFSYSKVDFIPWKRCLQQLLKGKYDLVMNASYNAERAANYLYTKGYYEMRPAYFYSLKKYPNGLPDVTSGATLSKYKICGLAGYNYKSFNVDLSVLDTGSKNFNSVTKKVRAGRCDAFIARIEALAGFKAIGQDYLKGDIGYKPIPDAKASEFYMIISKKSKNAKALQETINKGIEKLRADGELKTMLDKYLK; via the coding sequence ATGTCATTAACAAAAATTTTTCAAGGGACTCAATTTTCCTATTCTAAAGTTGATTTTATTCCCTGGAAGCGTTGTTTACAGCAATTACTGAAGGGGAAGTATGATCTGGTGATGAACGCTTCGTATAATGCAGAGCGTGCGGCTAATTACTTATACACCAAGGGCTATTATGAGATGCGGCCTGCTTATTTTTATTCCTTGAAAAAATATCCAAACGGTTTACCTGATGTCACCTCAGGGGCAACATTGTCGAAGTATAAAATCTGCGGCTTAGCCGGCTATAACTATAAATCGTTTAATGTTGATCTCAGTGTATTGGATACTGGCTCTAAGAACTTTAATTCGGTGACGAAAAAGGTGCGTGCTGGGCGTTGTGATGCCTTTATTGCCCGAATTGAAGCTTTAGCAGGCTTTAAGGCGATAGGGCAAGATTACCTAAAAGGGGATATTGGTTATAAGCCGATTCCAGACGCTAAAGCCAGCGAGTTTTACATGATTATTTCTAAAAAATCCAAGAATGCAAAAGCACTGCAAGAGACGATAAATAAAGGAATAGAAAAGTTGCGTGCTGATGGTGAACTGAAGACTATGCTTGATAAATACTTAAAATAA
- the serA gene encoding phosphoglycerate dehydrogenase, producing MECKRPEDLNVLFLEGIHDSAHKTLHDFGFKNINCLPTALSEAELINTLKEKKIDLVGIRSRTQINETVLKNAPNLKGIGCFCIGTNQVNLPFATESGIPVFNAPHANTRSVAELVIGLSIMLLRQIFPKSHAAHQGEWLKAAAGCHEIRGKSLGIIGYGHIGSQVSVLAESLGMNVIYYDTLAKLPLGNAKQVPSLAALLQSADIVSLHVPESEATKYLIAEHELGQMKPDAILINASRGHVVDIDALAAALKAKELKGAALDVFPTEPKSNDQPFDSPLQRLNNVILTPHIGGSTEEAQLNIGTEVASKFIQFARYGHTQGSVNFPLLQLSPHPKAQRILHIHKNIPGMLGQINHVLAEHNINVAGQSLETFQAIGAVLLDIEPPATEKILKHLKAIEGTIKLRAILK from the coding sequence ATGGAGTGTAAACGTCCTGAAGATTTAAACGTTCTTTTTCTCGAAGGTATTCATGATAGCGCGCATAAAACGCTGCATGATTTCGGTTTTAAGAATATTAACTGCCTTCCTACGGCTCTTTCAGAGGCCGAGTTAATTAACACTCTCAAAGAGAAAAAAATTGACCTAGTCGGCATTCGCTCTCGCACTCAAATTAACGAAACTGTACTCAAAAATGCACCAAACCTTAAAGGCATCGGTTGCTTTTGCATCGGTACTAATCAAGTTAATTTGCCCTTTGCAACAGAATCCGGCATCCCCGTTTTCAATGCTCCCCACGCAAATACACGCTCAGTTGCAGAACTTGTTATTGGCCTATCTATTATGCTACTTCGACAAATTTTCCCAAAAAGCCATGCTGCTCACCAAGGCGAATGGCTAAAAGCTGCTGCAGGTTGTCATGAAATACGAGGCAAATCACTAGGGATTATTGGTTATGGCCATATTGGCTCACAAGTTTCAGTACTCGCCGAATCTCTCGGCATGAATGTCATCTATTACGATACGTTAGCTAAACTGCCTTTAGGTAATGCTAAACAAGTTCCTAGTCTGGCAGCATTATTGCAATCTGCTGATATTGTTTCTCTGCACGTACCAGAAAGCGAAGCAACCAAATACTTAATCGCTGAACATGAACTCGGCCAAATGAAACCCGACGCTATTTTAATCAATGCCAGTCGCGGCCATGTGGTCGATATCGACGCCTTAGCTGCTGCTTTAAAAGCAAAAGAGCTAAAAGGTGCTGCTCTTGATGTTTTTCCTACAGAACCAAAAAGCAATGACCAGCCATTTGATTCACCACTACAACGCTTAAACAATGTGATTCTTACCCCACATATTGGCGGATCAACAGAAGAAGCTCAATTAAATATCGGCACAGAGGTCGCTTCTAAATTTATCCAGTTTGCCCGCTATGGTCATACTCAAGGCTCAGTCAACTTCCCATTACTCCAACTTTCTCCGCACCCTAAAGCCCAGCGTATCCTGCATATTCATAAAAATATTCCAGGTATGCTCGGTCAAATCAACCATGTTCTAGCTGAACATAATATCAATGTCGCCGGCCAAAGCCTGGAAACTTTCCAAGCGATCGGTGCTGTACTGCTTGATATTGAACCACCCGCTACCGAAAAAATCCTCAAACACTTAAAAGCAATTGAAGGAACAATCAAACTTAGAGCCATCTTAAAATAA
- a CDS encoding APC family permease — protein MKHKIGLVSATFAGVASIIGSGWLFAAYYTAKEAGPASILAWIITAAIILVLGIALAEIAAQYPKRGLLTRAMTISHGKDSGFIFALANWLGIVAVIPTEAEGSVQYIANLSPTLMAALFNTQTNQLTTLGLLATSVLIMLYFILNWWGIKLLVRANNLITIFKLIIPAITAIAILLAAFHSSNFTSYQHSFMPYGISSVFTAIISAGIIYSFNGFQTIVAFSSEIKNPKRNIPLAIILAISICLLLYLLLQISFLGAVSPSNVVQGWHNLNFHSPLVQLTALLGLNFINIILYIDAFVSPSGTGLAYTGSTGRMLCAMAQEKQAPSFFAKLHPVYNFSRRALVFNIIIAISMLVVFRSWAALVTALSLFHIISYMAVPLTLKKLRHTLKPDDKAFKLPFAGLLNPFYL, from the coding sequence ATGAAACACAAAATTGGTCTAGTTTCGGCAACTTTTGCTGGAGTTGCTTCAATTATTGGAAGTGGTTGGTTATTTGCCGCCTATTATACCGCCAAAGAAGCAGGCCCTGCCTCAATACTTGCTTGGATTATCACCGCGGCGATTATTTTAGTTTTAGGTATTGCTCTCGCCGAAATTGCAGCTCAGTACCCAAAACGCGGCTTATTAACACGAGCAATGACAATTTCACATGGTAAAGACTCAGGATTTATTTTTGCCCTTGCTAATTGGCTGGGCATTGTTGCCGTTATCCCAACAGAGGCAGAAGGCTCTGTTCAGTATATCGCTAACCTTAGCCCAACCTTAATGGCCGCGCTCTTTAACACACAAACCAACCAGCTGACAACATTAGGTTTACTAGCCACTTCTGTGCTCATCATGCTTTATTTTATTTTAAACTGGTGGGGAATTAAATTACTTGTTCGTGCAAATAATTTAATTACAATTTTCAAACTCATTATTCCAGCCATAACAGCCATTGCAATTTTACTTGCTGCATTTCATAGTTCTAATTTCACATCCTATCAGCACTCTTTCATGCCTTATGGCATTAGCTCAGTATTTACCGCCATCATTAGTGCGGGTATTATCTATTCATTCAACGGTTTTCAAACAATTGTTGCTTTTTCTAGTGAGATTAAAAATCCAAAACGTAATATTCCCCTCGCCATTATCCTAGCCATTTCAATTTGCTTATTACTTTATCTTTTATTGCAAATTTCTTTTCTTGGGGCAGTTAGTCCAAGTAACGTGGTGCAAGGCTGGCATAACTTAAACTTTCACTCGCCACTTGTTCAACTTACCGCTCTACTTGGGTTAAATTTTATTAATATTATTTTATATATCGACGCCTTTGTTTCCCCCTCAGGCACCGGCCTCGCTTACACAGGCTCAACCGGCCGCATGCTTTGTGCAATGGCACAAGAAAAACAAGCACCAAGTTTCTTTGCCAAATTACACCCAGTCTATAATTTCTCTCGTCGTGCACTAGTCTTCAATATTATTATTGCCATTTCTATGCTTGTTGTTTTCAGGAGTTGGGCAGCACTTGTCACTGCATTAAGCCTCTTTCATATCATCAGCTATATGGCTGTGCCTTTAACACTAAAAAAGCTTCGCCACACCTTAAAGCCTGATGATAAAGCTTTCAAATTACCGTTTGCAGGGCTTCTTAACCCCTTTTATTTATAG
- the rmuC gene encoding DNA recombination protein RmuC, with protein MLESTTIVFIVLTVVLMGLSVWLMSQRKRQQSDINQLNNERLELVAEQAKLLEKAHSHESQHLELKEESEGQRQELTRLYQQNAELKTALSEREKKLVEQEEFVQQAKKQLVAEFHNAANQLFQEKTRLLSSHNEKELSQLLQPFREQVKQFSEQVGETYDRESKDRVALHQEIKHLKSLNQQIAQEAVDLTQALKGQSKVQGDWGEVVLERILEQSGLEKGREYETQLTFSNEEQRLRPDVIIRLPGQRDVIVDAKVSLSAYERYCCTEDVKEQNEALKQHIRSLRQHVKGLGSKDYQTLTQLNSLDFVLLFVPIEAAFSCAMREEPELLNEALALNIVLTTPTTLLATLRTIQNLWRLEHQAQNAKDIADKAGNLYDRFVGFIADLEKVGRGLESSQKAYQAAYSKLATGRGNLVKQSQALKKMGANTSKDIPAHLLAVEDA; from the coding sequence ATGTTAGAAAGTACGACGATTGTCTTTATTGTCTTGACGGTTGTGTTGATGGGGTTGAGTGTTTGGTTGATGAGCCAACGTAAGCGTCAACAGAGTGATATCAATCAGTTAAACAACGAGCGTTTAGAGTTAGTTGCAGAGCAAGCTAAATTGCTGGAAAAAGCACATTCGCATGAGTCTCAACATCTAGAGTTGAAAGAAGAAAGTGAGGGACAGCGTCAAGAGTTGACGCGACTTTATCAGCAGAATGCTGAGCTTAAAACAGCTTTGAGTGAGCGGGAAAAGAAACTTGTTGAGCAAGAAGAGTTTGTTCAGCAGGCGAAAAAGCAATTAGTCGCCGAATTTCACAACGCGGCTAATCAGCTTTTTCAAGAAAAAACACGATTACTGTCATCACATAATGAGAAAGAACTCTCTCAGCTTCTACAGCCTTTTAGGGAGCAAGTTAAGCAGTTTTCTGAGCAAGTGGGTGAGACTTATGATCGTGAATCTAAGGATCGAGTTGCTCTGCACCAGGAAATTAAGCACCTTAAGAGCCTAAATCAGCAAATTGCTCAAGAGGCTGTGGACTTAACTCAGGCTTTAAAAGGTCAGTCTAAAGTACAGGGTGATTGGGGAGAGGTTGTATTAGAGCGAATATTAGAGCAGTCAGGTTTAGAAAAAGGCCGTGAATATGAAACTCAACTGACTTTCTCAAATGAAGAGCAGCGCCTACGCCCAGATGTGATTATACGTTTACCTGGGCAGCGAGATGTAATTGTTGATGCAAAAGTCTCTCTTAGTGCTTATGAGCGTTATTGCTGTACAGAGGACGTGAAAGAGCAAAATGAGGCGCTAAAACAGCACATACGTTCATTGCGTCAGCATGTGAAAGGCTTAGGAAGTAAAGATTACCAAACACTTACTCAGCTAAACTCCCTTGATTTTGTTTTGCTTTTTGTACCGATAGAAGCTGCTTTTTCATGTGCAATGCGTGAAGAACCTGAATTGCTCAATGAGGCACTTGCCTTGAATATTGTTTTGACCACACCAACCACGCTGCTGGCAACGTTGAGAACGATTCAAAATCTCTGGCGATTGGAACACCAAGCACAGAATGCTAAAGACATTGCAGATAAGGCGGGAAATTTATATGATCGCTTCGTTGGTTTTATTGCTGATTTAGAAAAAGTAGGTCGAGGGCTAGAAAGCTCACAAAAAGCCTATCAAGCCGCATATAGTAAACTTGCTACTGGCCGCGGAAACTTAGTGAAGCAAAGCCAAGCTTTGAAGAAAATGGGAGCGAATACCAGCAAGGATATTCCTGCTCATTTGCTGGCTGTTGAGGATGCCTAA
- a CDS encoding YiiX/YebB-like N1pC/P60 family cysteine hydrolase: MQLLNRPLVKWLLKEEPPPSTPLCDYERVCYELRPGDVLLVEGRSRLSDVIQVITRSPWSHSALYIGRSQDINNPHVRRFIEDNYDGSPQDQLIIEGYLGQGTVINSLKDYNKSHVRICRPRGLSRKDAQQVIAYAASKVGSAYDVRQIFDLFRFLFPWAILPRSWRSSLFHHNLGDPTRTVCSTMIAEAFTIVDFPILPDLQTTKDGGVALHVRNPRLFTPRDFDYSPYFEIIKYPFISIDDHTPAYRNLPWKKDQPSEK; this comes from the coding sequence ATGCAGTTATTAAATCGCCCATTAGTCAAATGGTTATTAAAGGAGGAACCTCCTCCCTCAACCCCTTTGTGCGATTATGAAAGAGTCTGTTATGAATTGCGACCTGGTGATGTGCTTTTAGTCGAAGGACGTAGTCGTCTGAGCGATGTCATACAGGTTATTACTCGTAGCCCCTGGTCTCATTCTGCCCTGTATATAGGACGATCTCAGGACATTAATAACCCGCATGTTCGCAGGTTTATCGAAGACAACTATGATGGTTCCCCTCAAGACCAACTCATTATAGAAGGTTATCTTGGTCAAGGCACCGTCATTAATTCTTTAAAAGATTATAACAAGTCCCACGTCAGAATTTGCCGCCCTCGTGGTTTATCTCGAAAAGATGCCCAGCAAGTGATCGCTTATGCAGCGAGCAAAGTCGGCAGCGCTTATGATGTTAGACAAATATTCGATTTGTTCAGGTTTTTATTTCCTTGGGCGATACTACCGAGAAGTTGGCGCTCCTCGCTCTTTCATCATAATTTAGGAGACCCAACACGAACCGTATGTTCGACAATGATTGCAGAAGCTTTTACTATCGTTGATTTTCCTATTTTGCCTGACCTACAAACAACAAAAGACGGCGGGGTGGCTTTACATGTTCGTAATCCACGCTTGTTCACCCCGAGAGATTTCGATTATTCGCCTTATTTTGAGATTATAAAATATCCATTTATCAGTATCGACGACCATACACCTGCTTATAGAAATCTACCCTGGAAAAAAGATCAACCTTCTGAAAAGTAA
- a CDS encoding cysteine hydrolase family protein, protein MKKTAVLVIDFINEIVHPEGKIAKTAPYMQEHNTFAKANQVISLGRERQYPIIFVTVGFSEDYPECPVSSPVFQNAPKFGALKLGEWGTATHEALDKQPGDIDVIKHRVSAFYNTKLDAVLRAQGIERLILTGVSTDMAVQLTAREAHDRDYEVVIVEDACATADPNLQEVTVRALERIATVVTADKLNDFL, encoded by the coding sequence ATGAAAAAAACAGCGGTACTTGTAATAGATTTTATCAATGAGATTGTTCATCCTGAAGGAAAGATTGCTAAGACAGCGCCTTATATGCAAGAGCATAATACCTTTGCAAAAGCGAATCAGGTGATAAGCTTAGGTCGAGAGCGTCAATATCCAATTATTTTTGTGACAGTTGGTTTTAGTGAGGATTATCCAGAGTGTCCAGTATCTTCTCCGGTGTTTCAAAATGCGCCTAAATTTGGTGCATTAAAGCTAGGTGAATGGGGAACTGCAACACATGAAGCGCTGGATAAACAACCTGGCGATATTGATGTTATTAAGCATCGTGTCAGCGCTTTTTATAATACGAAGCTTGATGCTGTATTGCGTGCGCAAGGAATAGAACGTTTAATTCTGACGGGTGTATCGACGGATATGGCTGTGCAACTCACCGCACGTGAAGCACATGATCGCGATTATGAAGTTGTTATTGTTGAAGATGCTTGTGCAACGGCTGATCCTAACTTACAAGAGGTCACTGTACGTGCCTTAGAGCGTATTGCAACTGTAGTCACTGCGGATAAGCTGAATGATTTTTTGTAA
- a CDS encoding amino acid ABC transporter substrate-binding protein, whose protein sequence is FQGATGYFGHEFYKVSRTKKGTYQELGDMSILPELLVKKRYSAVVLDYYIFYYFYRLNDKNRDINIFDEHYIIDPVHAGVAFHSEKLRDKFNKTLKKYLSGEHDKIIFNKYLGNIEK, encoded by the coding sequence TTTTCAAGGTGCAACTGGTTACTTTGGTCATGAGTTTTATAAAGTCTCTCGAACCAAAAAAGGGACTTATCAAGAGTTAGGTGACATGTCGATTTTACCAGAGCTATTAGTTAAAAAGCGTTACAGTGCGGTAGTCCTAGACTACTATATATTCTATTACTTCTATCGGTTAAATGATAAAAATAGGGATATTAACATATTTGATGAGCACTACATTATTGACCCAGTACACGCAGGTGTGGCTTTTCATAGTGAAAAGTTAAGAGATAAGTTCAATAAAACTTTGAAAAAATATTTATCAGGCGAACATGATAAGATTATTTTCAATAAATATCTAGGAAATATTGAAAAATAA
- a CDS encoding transporter substrate-binding domain-containing protein: MATSNGPPHVIQNSDSGIDIDIAREVLSELGYNVKVVYMSLARAKEKVKHGEVDAYTPTFHERDSKGYYVSKEIIKYRPTVFTLAKKNYKLSRIKDLESH; the protein is encoded by the coding sequence TTGGCCACATCTAATGGCCCTCCTCACGTCATTCAAAATAGTGATAGTGGTATTGATATAGATATTGCTAGAGAAGTGCTGAGTGAATTAGGCTACAACGTTAAAGTGGTCTACATGTCCCTTGCAAGAGCTAAAGAAAAAGTTAAGCATGGTGAAGTTGATGCGTACACTCCTACTTTCCATGAGAGAGACTCTAAAGGGTATTATGTATCAAAAGAAATAATAAAATACAGGCCAACTGTATTTACTCTAGCTAAAAAAAATTACAAATTATCGAGAATAAAAGACCTCGAAAGCCAT
- a CDS encoding isocitrate lyase/phosphoenolpyruvate mutase family protein, with protein sequence MTTRFEQALKNNNHQGPLVILGAVNAYSAMLARDAGAKALYISGSGVAAASYGLPDLGITSLDNVLEDVRRISSAVDLPILVDIDTGWGDAFHIQRTIKEMIKAGAAAIHIEDQAEQKRCGHRANKQLVTTEQMIERLDAVHTANADNTLFIMARTDAYASEGLQAAIERAKAYVKAGAQAIFC encoded by the coding sequence ATGACTACGAGATTCGAACAAGCGTTGAAAAATAATAACCATCAAGGCCCTTTGGTTATTCTCGGTGCAGTAAATGCTTATAGTGCGATGTTGGCTCGGGATGCAGGAGCGAAGGCGCTTTATATTTCTGGAAGCGGTGTAGCCGCTGCTTCCTATGGTTTGCCCGATTTAGGGATAACGAGCTTGGATAATGTGCTTGAGGATGTGCGGCGTATTAGCTCTGCGGTTGATTTACCTATACTTGTCGATATTGATACAGGCTGGGGTGATGCGTTTCATATTCAGCGAACGATTAAAGAAATGATAAAAGCCGGTGCTGCTGCGATTCATATTGAAGACCAAGCAGAGCAGAAGCGCTGTGGTCATCGTGCTAATAAGCAATTAGTCACTACAGAACAAATGATTGAGCGTTTAGATGCGGTGCACACTGCAAATGCTGATAATACCCTTTTCATTATGGCAAGAACCGATGCCTATGCTAGCGAAGGTTTGCAGGCAGCGATTGAAAGAGCAAAGGCGTATGTAAAAGCCGGCGCGCAAGCGATTTTTTGCTGA
- a CDS encoding DUF29 domain-containing protein, with translation MARTEHDLDIYAWAHENAELLRQGKFNEVDMVNVIEELEDLGNSKRDQLTARLKLIIQHLLKWQYQPSHRGRSWSLTIKNNRRDVEGLLEDVPSLKSKIDECFVKAYKRGAVAASDETDMPIKKFPQSCPYTLEEVLNPEFMPD, from the coding sequence ATGGCTAGAACTGAACATGATTTAGACATTTATGCATGGGCACATGAAAATGCTGAATTGTTGAGACAGGGTAAGTTCAATGAGGTGGATATGGTAAATGTGATCGAGGAGTTAGAAGATTTAGGTAATAGTAAACGCGACCAACTCACGGCTCGATTGAAATTAATTATCCAGCATCTTCTTAAATGGCAATACCAGCCCTCACACCGGGGTCGTTCGTGGTCGCTTACTATCAAAAATAATCGACGTGATGTTGAAGGGTTGCTTGAGGATGTACCGAGCCTTAAAAGTAAGATTGATGAGTGCTTTGTGAAGGCTTACAAACGGGGAGCTGTAGCGGCATCGGATGAAACGGACATGCCTATTAAAAAGTTTCCTCAGTCTTGCCCTTATACGCTAGAGGAAGTGTTAAACCCTGAGTTTATGCCAGACTGA